Proteins encoded within one genomic window of Carassius gibelio isolate Cgi1373 ecotype wild population from Czech Republic chromosome A4, carGib1.2-hapl.c, whole genome shotgun sequence:
- the LOC127968419 gene encoding epidermal differentiation-specific protein-like produces MSKIVVFTKDAFKGRSAEFKNNVNNLENKGFNDIISSLKVFGAPWVAYYDKNLAGKQRVFEEGEYATLEDKGKFSSLKMITDELDDPEIQLFEHVNYGGRSVTLNGETNLHEIAFSDTASSHKVKGGVWVLYEHVNRQGEQLVSFPGDEVPSYFPLSFNDVASHVRPLLPKP; encoded by the coding sequence ATGAGCAAGATTGTTGTTTTTACCAAAGATGCCTTCAAAGGCAGATCAGCTGAATTCAAGAACAATGTCAACAACTTAGAAAACAAGGGCTTCAACGACATCATCTCATCTCTCAAAGTCTTTGGCGCACCATGGGTAGCGTATTATGACAAGAATTTAGCTGGAAAGCAGCGAGTGTTTGAGGAAGGAGAATACGCTACCCTAGAAGACAAGGGAAAGTTTTCTTCCCTCAAGATGATCACAGATGAACTGGATGACCCTGAAATCCAGCTGTTTGAGCACGTGAACTATGGAGGAAGAAGTGTGACCCTGAACGGAGAAACCAATCTTCATGAAATTGCTTTCAGTGACACCGCTTCCTCCCACAAAGTGAAAGGTGGTGTCTGGGTTCTCTATGAGCACGTCAACCGTCAGGGTGAACAGCTTGTGTCTTTCCCTGGAGATGAAGTTCCCAGCTATTTTCCGCTCTCCTTCAATGATGTGGCCAGCCATGTGCGTCCCTTGCTGCCGAAGCCATAG